One Solea senegalensis isolate Sse05_10M linkage group LG3, IFAPA_SoseM_1, whole genome shotgun sequence genomic window carries:
- the nop10 gene encoding H/ACA ribonucleoprotein complex subunit 3, which translates to MFLQYYLNESGDRVYTLKKLSPDGQPTSSAHPARFSPDDKFSRHRVIIKKRFGLLLTQQPRPVL; encoded by the exons ATGTTTCTGCAGTATTACCTGAACGAGAGCGGGGACAGAGTCTACACTCTGAAG AAGCTGAGTCCTGACGGGCAGCCTACCAGCTCGGCTCACCCGGCCCGCTTCTCCCCGGACGACAAGTTCTCCCGACATCGCGTGATCATCAAGAAACGCTTCGGACTTCTCCTCACGCAGCAGCCCAGACCCGTCCTCTGA